One segment of Coffea arabica cultivar ET-39 chromosome 7c, Coffea Arabica ET-39 HiFi, whole genome shotgun sequence DNA contains the following:
- the LOC113700141 gene encoding uncharacterized protein, with amino-acid sequence MAEVTIFEGIRAQNLTFTENLRLLGVQLWQVLNNNRRSLLGIAQFTLLAVGWVMFAFFTDDGNRIEGIIMPEYEYFGAATFLTFAGTIGCYCSLLVLWLTQKLIHCLRQCGFNGLSSSVTFVASAIFSAWYLFLSAFLGLCVVEDVTSFDAMVAITWGLFVSMLFLELPDDFGLTDSFVAANFGIAIKLSASHSICPSKLFAMHLSTATCSLELFAMSPSTAPSTSPGLVVLKRIAIAFTPLLAKMVVTRVLGLWTHRQEEELVAGFADASPE; translated from the coding sequence ATGGCTGAGGTTACAATTTTTGAAGGCATTAGGGCTCAAAATCTGACCTTCACAGAGAATTTGAGGTTGTTAGGGGTCCAGCTATGGCAAGTACTGAATAATAATCGTCGTTCACTCCTTGGCATTGCTCAATTCACCCTGTTAGCGGTCGGATGGGTGATGTTCGCATTCTTCACCGACGACGGCAACCGGATTGAGGGTATTATAATGCCAGAGTATGAGTATTTTGGGGCAGCTACTTTTCTGACATTTGCGGGAACAATTGGATGTTATTGTTCTCTGTTGGTTTTGTGGCTTACTCAAAAGTTGATACACTGCTTGAGGCAGTGTGGGTTCAACGGATTATCTAGTTCTGTCACTTTCGTTGCCTCTGCGATCTTCAGCGCGTGGTATCTGTTCTTATCCGCTTTCTTGGGGCTTTGTGTCGTGGAGGACGTGACTTCCTTTGATGCTATGGTGGCGATTACATGGGGGCTATTTGTTTCTATGCTGTTTCTGGAATTGCCGGATGATTTTGGGCTCACCGATTCCTTTGTAGCTGCCAATTTTGGCATTGCAATCAAATTATCTGCATCACATTCTATCTGTCCATCAAAATTGTTTGCCATGCATCTGTCCACCGCTACCTGTTCATTAGAATTGTTTGCCATGAGTCCGTCTACTGCACCGTCAACATCTCCCGGTCTAGTAGTTCTGAAGAGGATTGCTATTGCCTTCACCCCATTATTGGCAAAGATGGTGGTTACACGTGTCCTAGGCTTATGGACTCACAGGCAAGAGGAAGAGCTTGTTGCTGGATTCGCAGATGCGAGTCCAGAATAA